TCATCAATATGATTACAAACAACAATTAAACAaagtatattaattaaaattcaaatacaaGCAGGGCAATGAACTAACCCATTCTCATTACACTTAGGACACCTCTCAATTTCACCACCAACAGAACTAACCAACTTACAACTCCCACCACAATCAAAACAAGGAACAAACCTTGCTCCACCACACCCCCCACAACCTTGTCTTCCAACACCTCTCTCCACACGTGTCGCATTCAATATCCTCCCAAGTCTACCCGTTTCATCAAGCTCCATCAACTCATCTAAACCACCCAAATATCTTCCCTTAACAAACACCCTTGGCAAAACAACCCCACCACCTGATTCTTCTTCTGTTACCAACAACTCTTTAACTTCCTTCAAAAACCCACCATGAAGTGCCACGTCACGCTCGTCGAAAATCACCCTGTGATTTTCTAACAAGTCTCTTGCTTTGTTACAGTTATCAAATGTTTTTCTTACACCACGTAACGACGTTGTGTATATTACTACAGCGTCGTTACCGTTTGGTGGAATTTTTTCTGGGTAGTTACTTAATGGGTCTCTTCTTAACCTTTCAAAATTtgattctttctcttctttttgtTTCTCCAATCTATCTTTCTTTATGAATATGTTATCCTTTAATTTCGATGATACTGAAGGTAGTAATGTTTTCACTGAACCAACACCAGCATCAGCACCagcaccaccaacaacaacatcgtcttttgttgttttttgtaaCTGTGTTTGTGGTTGTTTGGAATCTGATTTTGAATCTTTGTTGGTGTTATTCTTTGGGCTTAATTTTGCATCTAATTCTTCAAGTGTGTGAAATGAAGCAACCTTACGTGGTGGTTGTGGTTGTGATTGTTGTGATGGTGGTGGTGTTTGtggtggtgatggtggtggtggttgaacTTGAACGGTGGGTTTGAGGTGTTGAAGTGTTTTACTAACTTCATCCCATGATTGAGGAGATTTTTCAGTGGCATCAAGGATGTGGAGAATAGGGGGAGGGAGTTTTTCTTCATGGGAGATTGTGGTGGTGTTTGTGTTGTTGAGGTGTTTTAGCCATGGCTCTTCTATGGCGTTTATGTCAAAGACGGCGAAGCTAGTTGGTGGTGGTTGATATACGGCGGGTGCGGTGGCATCAACACGTTTAGAAGATGCGCAACCCATAATTTCGTTCTTTGTCTTTGTGTTTTGTATAGTGTTTGTTATCTACAAATGCCAAAATGCTAGCTAGATATGTAGTGAGTGACTCTTTTACTCAAATGCTCACCCACATATTATTATCCTAAAGTTTGCATATACTATATAGTGTTGGTACGTGTCTTAATATAGACTAACTATAGAAAATATGTTTTGGTAGGAATTTCCATAATCACTCATATTTGTccaatcaaaaataaaataaatatattatatcaaATTACCTAGGAGTATATCATTGAACTAAATAATTGGGCTTAAGCAACTAATTAGtttgtttaaaattaatattaattttaaaaaatttatgttcgATTTTTTGTGAAAACAATTATTGAACCCGGAGCTCCTTCATAATATTAAAGTTTATGCAAAATCTACGACAATCTATAAGTTATGCAACCATTAAATAACAAGATTTGAATTCAGAACATCTACTTCTTAACTTATTTCACTGATCTTAACTCTAACCAGTTGATTTATCCAATCCGCCTATAACAAATGGCCcgtaattgattaattaattacttgtaACACCATTTCTAGGATCGATCGACACCTAATTTGCACAAATACCTACGTAGTGTAGTGTCTATCTCACGCATTCAACATAGCGTTCAGACTCATGTGCCTTGCAGAATCAGGGGTATTCGAGCCCGGTGCCGCATTAGGTTAGGGAGTTGGGTTTTTTTTCCTCCTGTCTCACACCTCCGCATCCCAAAGTGCGCTACCCTCTTAGACTTGataattttacaacaaaattatGGACACAAAATTTATGTGAAAGTAGTGATGATTAAGAAAAAGAGCAGTGATATTTAGACAGtatgaaaataaattcaattgaTTTTAAAAGAGGAAAAGATATGAATAAAATATTGTGTGCTATGTCAATTTACCGCGTGATTTACATTTATGTACCGCTTGTTTAAGACTTCAATGTGTGGATAAGGGCAAACTAACTAGTTTGAAGATAATTGTAACTCTCTCTAATGCAATACTAAGATTGATACAGGCGTGGTGAGTGTGAATATGAAATTTATGTGGCTTTAATTAGAGAATTATCCATCTAGTTAAGCTTATATATTATGTAGGACAAAACCTACATGGAGAGTGATTGAGTGGGTGATAATGAAAGTAGGAATCATGCAGACCTTAAGATAAACGTCTGGCAAGTGTGTTATTTACGTGGACCACTCAGACACACCCACCTCACATATATCTACCTAGCGgaatgtttttgactttttGTCTTGTTTGCCCTTACTCTACTGCGTGCGTGGTTGCGATTTCAAGCCAAGTCTTATACATGTTTCATTCCATTCTTAAAAGAGTAAATTGTTAAATAtctctgaaattttaaaatttgttaaatatctttctgaaatttggaaatagataaatatctttctgaaattataaaaagtcaatcaaattgtttcCCTGGCACTATCAGTCAGAGTCCACGTCAGGGGATAATTTGattaactttttataatttcaggagggtatttgacgaattttaaaatttcagggaggtatttgacagtttactcttcttaaaattatgtgatactccctccgtcccaatttgattgacagaGTTAAATATTTCACGCATGGCGATgtataactttgacgattaatatttttaattatataatagtaaaaaattataaaaatttgatattttaaaaatactcatcgagacgaatcaaacaatatcttatatgctaatatttatttttgtttattagtagtaaaataaggtcaaagcaaCATGTGTGAATTGTGCACAAcggtcaactgtgtcaatcaaattgggacgaaGGAGGACTAGTTATCTACCTAATAACATATTTTCTTGTTTGTCTCATTATCTATCTAACATATAGAAATTGAGTTCGAACTAGTATACTCGTTTATTCACTTTAagatataaatttttagtcattagactatttgataaaagaaaaatacttttttgcttaattaataataaaagggGGTACACCTAATATGAAAATATTGAGTATTTTGTAGGAGTGAAAGAGTTAAATATCGAGATAAGAGAGAAATTTTTCTGATTTCAGACTCCGTTTGCAGCCCAACCATAAGCCCACAGATACAACGAAGCCGGACTTGGCATCACCAAGAACACCTTGGAATCACTTACAATTACCATTTATTTACTTTTGGCACCTTAGTCCCACTCCCATACGATACTTGCACAAGATAAAAGCCAAGCTTAATTAAAtctatttttgacaaaaaattagaGTAAATGCatcattataaaattaaataaaaaatttattgaataataaaatgaaaaatattaacaaaaacatGGACGCACAAACCAAATTTGTGATACTCCATTGCCTTGCCCTGAAATCGGGTTCACCGCAATCGATTTGATCAAATGTTCACGTATTCAGAATTTAGGTAACCATTTGATCTTAATCAAATAACTCAAATAAAAACAGCTCAAACTTAATCGAATGATCGCCAATGTTCTGAATGCGTGAAAGATTGAGGTAAGTTTCATCCTTTGCCCCATACATTGAACATAATATACAACTATCCAACCTCCTTATCctacaaataaaacaatttaCTTGAGTTAGTTTGCAGCCAATATATTGTGAGTTGGGATCTCTCTATTAATGAATAGGATCCCAACTCGTACATCATAGTTCATAAGGTTGAATGTCAACTTTTTCTCTTCTCATTTACCTAGTgggaataattttttgacatatTTTGCTTACACCGCGGTCAgagagtaaataaaaaatatcctatattaaaaaaataaaacaaaagagttatgtaaattattttgtccaatatttttttaaatttttttggattgtaTAGTGGAACATCACAAGCAGTTCAAATGGGATTAAACAATTGCACCAGAAAGCATAGGTGGATGCAGAGCCTCTAGCTCccatatttgaattttttttgtttgtttctcaataataaataaattgaagaatctACCTCTTATTCTGTTGTTTTCTCTTTGGATCAGTTGTTATCACAAATCCAATGTTTTTCAATTCTCAAAGTAAATAAATCCCCAACGGTCCAATTTCACATGGGCACCAACTCTAACATAAACAGAACTACACAAACAATACATAAACAAATCTAAGACAGGACAGTAACTAACGTGGCATGACAGTATAAGGACAAGTTTTTGCCGAACACAAGAGATTTCAAACTTTCAGAACAAAGCTCAATATCTTCTTCTGTTATAAAACAGTAACAGAACAACACTGAAAATTATATTCAAGCATTCATCACTGAAATTTATCAATCAAATGGGGAATTGTTCTTTCAAGGATACAACTGGAGAATGCCATCACTCTATCAGAGTTTTAACTGACACTGGTTCTATTTTACAATTCAAAGGTCCTAAAACAGTTGCACAAGTACTCGAAAATCACCCCGGTTATGGTGTTTTCCGACAAGGTTGTGCGTCATCACCGTTATCGGACCAAGAGAGCTTAAGCTATGGTCTTGTTTATTATGTTCTTCCCTTGAAGGAGGACAAAAAAACTAGGAATGATGAGAGAGTAAAGAACGCGGCGTGTGATTACGTGGAGAATCTGTCGAATGGTTCGGCTCTTGAAGTATTGCCATCGGCTAAAAATGGTGTGTGGAAAGTGAAGTTGATGATTGATACAAGACAACTAGAGGAGATTTTGTCAGAAGAGGTGAATATTGAAGCATTGATTGAGAAGATGAGGATGGCTGCAACTGCATACTCTATTAGTAGTCCTACAAGGAGCAGAAGAACAATGAGTACTTGGAAACTCGGATGGAAGCCGACATTGTTCAACACGTTCTTTGCGACCGGAAAAACTAATAAAAGCATTGTTGCTGCAGCTGCTACTGCGGTTACAGAAGGGTCAAATTTAGATTAGAGTTCTTGTTAAGAAAAGGCTTCCTAGTTCATGCTCtataatgaaatttatttatgagtaTGTTAAATTGTTAATGCTATATTTGGACGACTAGTCCAAATATCAATATGGAATGAATTTAAtactaattatttatttctatcatgaatgaatgaattgcTCATAAAACTAAATTGACTAAATCATTGGAGCTTTAGGGATCGTGAAAATGACATTGCAGGTAGAAGGTTAATGTGAGGGGCTCCAAAGCAGACAATTGAGTGAATTGTGTTTTTGAATCTTAGTGGATTGTGTTGAGAAAACATAGCATTTTGGATTTTAAATTGTAACAAAGTTGTATATGGATTTATATATTTCGAATATTTTCAGCTTTTTAAATCATGGTTAATTGGTTATGATGTCATTAGAAATTTATAAGGACACAATTGGAGTTGAGCTTAAAGAAAATGCTTAAAGGCAAATTCTACGGTGCTTTGGTTAAAACTTGATGTACCGGTACAATAGCCAATTCAACCGATAGAAAATTAACTTTTGTCCACATCATTATTTATaggttatattttaaaagtcaactaAATTTGTTGTATTGGTAtatttatgtataaaaatttaacctcataaattatacaaattgtatttcaatatttaatttaataatttgaaaaatcaatttatcttcatcatcaacacaattGAAGAACAAATTCATCCACTCCTAAACCTAACTTTAGTTTCACGATCAATCATCAACACAATTGAAGAACAACCCCTCCTAAACCCCAACTTCAATTTCTCCCCTTTCTCAACCCAAATTCCTCAACCACAATTTCTCAATCACGCACTCCCTTTTCTCACCATCTCCAATTTCTTCCACTTCCATCTCTTCTCTCTCAGAGATCATTCTCTGGTTGTTCGTTTTCTCAGTTTTGTTCCTTCTATTCTTTCACATGGCAAAGAGTCAGTCTGAGACGGCGGAGGACACGGGGTCACAACATTACTATTGGTTAATACATTTTAATGTATCAGTACA
This portion of the Trifolium pratense cultivar HEN17-A07 linkage group LG3, ARS_RC_1.1, whole genome shotgun sequence genome encodes:
- the LOC123915619 gene encoding uncharacterized protein At3g28850 encodes the protein MGCASSKRVDATAPAVYQPPPTSFAVFDINAIEEPWLKHLNNTNTTTISHEEKLPPPILHILDATEKSPQSWDEVSKTLQHLKPTVQVQPPPPSPPQTPPPSQQSQPQPPRKVASFHTLEELDAKLSPKNNTNKDSKSDSKQPQTQLQKTTKDDVVVGGAGADAGVGSVKTLLPSVSSKLKDNIFIKKDRLEKQKEEKESNFERLRRDPLSNYPEKIPPNGNDAVVIYTTSLRGVRKTFDNCNKARDLLENHRVIFDERDVALHGGFLKEVKELLVTEEESGGGVVLPRVFVKGRYLGGLDELMELDETGRLGRILNATRVERGVGRQGCGGCGGARFVPCFDCGGSCKLVSSVGGEIERCPKCNENGLVHCPACI
- the LOC123915620 gene encoding uncharacterized protein LOC123915620, with the protein product MGNCSFKDTTGECHHSIRVLTDTGSILQFKGPKTVAQVLENHPGYGVFRQGCASSPLSDQESLSYGLVYYVLPLKEDKKTRNDERVKNAACDYVENLSNGSALEVLPSAKNGVWKVKLMIDTRQLEEILSEEVNIEALIEKMRMAATAYSISSPTRSRRTMSTWKLGWKPTLFNTFFATGKTNKSIVAAAATAVTEGSNLD